The following proteins are encoded in a genomic region of Arachis ipaensis cultivar K30076 chromosome B02, Araip1.1, whole genome shotgun sequence:
- the LOC107628484 gene encoding gamma-interferon-inducible lysosomal thiol reductase-like, with protein MVSVSVSPKPAAITIVMALVLFFIFIYESKGSDEIISPLFVADQNNNKVNLSVYYESLCQPCATFIIKNLYEIFNTNLISIVNLQLVPYANSHVNVTNNSISCQNGQDECILNSLESCAMNLWSDVGKYYGLIYCFEFLAIEGRSNKWQDCFDQLGLPLASILNCSRGNGTELAKKCIDETTKLNPPHSFLPWVVINNQPIAQDYANFTYFVCKAYKGIAVPDACNPIR; from the exons atggtttctgtttctgtttctcCAAAACCAGCAGCAATAACCATTGTGATGGCATTAGTCCTTTTTTTCATCTTCATCTATGAATCAAAGGGTAGTGATGAGATTATTAGTCCACTTTTTGTTGCTGATCAGAATAATAATAAAGTTAATCTCTCAGTGTACTATGAAAGTTTGTGCCAACCTTGTGCTACTTTCATAATCAAGAATCTTTATGAGATATTCAACACTAATCTCATCAGCATTGTGAATCTCCAATTAGTCCCTTATGCCAATTCTCATGTCAATGTCACCAACAATTCCATATCATGCCAG AATGGACAAGATGAATGCATTCTAAATTCTTTGGAATCATGTGCTATGAATCTATGGTCTGATGTG GGCAAGTATTATGGATTGATTTATTGCTTTGAGTTTCTAGCAATTGAGGGAAGAAGCAATAAGTGGCAGGATTGCTTTGATCAATTGGGTTTGCCTCTTGCATCTATACTCAATTGCAGCAGAGGAAATGGAACAGAg CTTGCAAAGAAGTGCATTGATGAAACCACAAAGCTTAATCCACCCCATTCATTTCTGCCATGGGTGGTGATTAACAACCAGCCAATTGCCCAA GACTATGCAAATTTCACGTACTTTGTTTGCAAGGCTTATAAAGGCATTGCTGTTCCAGATGCTTGCAATCCTATTCGTTAG
- the LOC107627710 gene encoding LOW QUALITY PROTEIN: gamma-interferon-inducible lysosomal thiol reductase-like (The sequence of the model RefSeq protein was modified relative to this genomic sequence to represent the inferred CDS: substituted 2 bases at 2 genomic stop codons), protein MRGLQYKTNILGSQHGNDECFLNTIEACAVTVYPNVAQQFRFIHCIENLTLEGRQNQWVNCFQMTGLAKLPLDCYTNGNGKNIEQKFAQETTQLNPPHRFVPWVVVNNQALQEDYPNFVNYICKAYKGKSKPVACRSLSTRTYDMMNDGNNSFQKPVCYVGHVKNLTLPXXLLKRPSSK, encoded by the exons ATGCGGGGCCTGCAATACAAAACTAACATTTTGGGCTCACAG CATGGAAATGATGAATGCTTTCTGAATACAATTGAGGCCTGTGCTGTTACAGTATACCCTAATGTG GCACAACAATTTAGATTTATACACTGCATAGAGAATCTGACCTTAGAGGGAAGGCAAAACCAATGGGTTAATTGCTTCCAAATGACTGGATTGGCCAAATTACCCTTGGACTGTTATACAAATGGCAATGGCAAAAAT atTGAACAAAAGTTTGCTCAGGAAACTACTCAGCTTAATCCACCCCATAGATTTGTTCCATGGGTAGTTGTCAACAATCAAGCACTTCAAGAG GACTACCCTAATTTTGTGAACTATATTTGCAAGGCTTACAAGGGCAAGTCAAAACCAGTTGCTTGTAGATCACTTTCCACAAGAACTTATGATATGATGAATGATGGAAACAATTCATTTCAAAAACCGGTTTGTTATGTAGGTCATGTCAAAAATCTGACACTACCATAGTGACTGCTCAAAAGACCAAGCAGTAAATAA